The Octadecabacter arcticus 238 genome contains a region encoding:
- a CDS encoding MBL fold metallo-hydrolase: protein MTITLRILGCGSSGGVPRLGGRWGDCDPSNPKNIRKRCSLLVTRTTPSGVTRVLIDTSPDLRQQLLDADVGELDAVIYTHAHADHVHGLDDIRMIVYNMRQRLQVWADGDTGNQLLARFGYAFVQPKGSNYPPICDLNTIDGDVTIDGAGGPITFIPLEVEHGSIDALGFRINNAAYLPDVSDIPDDVWPLLTNLDLWIVDALRRDPHPTHAHLAKTLEWIDRVQPKQAVLTNMHIDLDYATLAAETAPNIEPAFDGLTLTLAD from the coding sequence ATGACCATCACCCTGCGGATCCTTGGTTGCGGATCATCAGGCGGCGTGCCGCGATTGGGCGGACGCTGGGGGGACTGCGATCCGTCCAACCCCAAGAACATCCGCAAACGCTGCTCCCTTTTGGTGACGCGAACAACGCCGTCCGGCGTCACGCGTGTGTTGATCGACACCTCACCCGATCTGCGCCAACAGCTGTTGGACGCGGATGTCGGCGAACTTGACGCGGTGATCTACACCCACGCCCATGCAGATCATGTGCATGGCCTCGATGATATCCGGATGATCGTTTATAACATGCGCCAGCGCCTACAGGTTTGGGCCGACGGCGACACGGGCAACCAGTTATTGGCACGCTTTGGCTATGCATTCGTTCAGCCCAAAGGGTCAAATTACCCACCGATTTGTGACCTCAACACGATAGACGGCGACGTGACGATTGACGGCGCCGGTGGCCCGATCACGTTTATCCCGTTGGAGGTCGAACATGGCAGCATCGATGCGCTCGGCTTTCGCATCAACAATGCCGCCTATTTGCCCGACGTGTCCGACATTCCCGATGATGTCTGGCCGCTGTTGACAAACCTTGATCTATGGATCGTCGACGCACTGCGCCGCGACCCACATCCGACCCATGCGCATCTGGCAAAGACGCTGGAGTGGATCGATCGTGTTCAGCCAAAGCAAGCAGTGCTGACCAACATGCACATCGATCTGGACTATGCGACGCTGGCGGCTGAAACGGCGCCGAATATTGAGCCCGCTTTCGATGGCCTGACCCTAACCCTCGCCGACTAA
- a CDS encoding AEC family transporter has translation MSNIFTIVLPVFIVMGFGYLAVWRGLFADSTVDGLMKFAQNFAIPCLLFRAISTLDLQQNFDLPLLFSFYSGVVGAFAVGLLGARYLFGRPWEDCVAISFCCLFSNTLLLGLPITERAYGADALLGNYAIIAFHAPFGYALGITAMELVRAQGTPLRHIPVKVGKAMFSNALVLGIALGFVVNLGHIPLPVVFTDAVDLMVRAALPAALFGLGGVLYRYRPEGDMRTILFVCAVSLGLYPAIVWTLGSASDLSTEAFRSAVLTASVAPGINAYVFANMYGVAKRVVASAVLVGTGLSILTTALWLGMLP, from the coding sequence ATGTCAAATATCTTTACCATCGTCCTGCCAGTTTTCATCGTGATGGGGTTTGGCTACCTTGCCGTGTGGCGCGGATTGTTTGCCGATAGCACGGTTGATGGACTGATGAAGTTCGCGCAAAACTTCGCCATTCCGTGCCTGTTGTTTCGCGCGATTTCAACGCTTGATCTGCAACAAAACTTTGATCTTCCGCTGCTTTTCAGCTTTTACAGCGGTGTGGTTGGGGCATTTGCTGTTGGGCTTTTGGGGGCGCGTTATCTATTTGGACGCCCGTGGGAAGATTGCGTCGCGATCTCGTTTTGTTGTCTGTTTTCAAATACTTTACTTCTGGGCCTGCCGATTACTGAACGCGCATATGGCGCGGATGCATTGCTGGGAAATTACGCGATCATCGCGTTTCACGCACCTTTTGGTTACGCGCTAGGCATCACCGCGATGGAACTTGTACGCGCCCAAGGGACGCCACTGCGCCATATCCCTGTGAAGGTCGGCAAGGCAATGTTCTCAAACGCCTTGGTGTTGGGGATCGCGCTGGGATTTGTCGTCAATCTTGGGCACATTCCATTGCCGGTGGTCTTTACAGATGCTGTGGATCTAATGGTACGCGCGGCCCTGCCCGCAGCGCTATTTGGTTTGGGCGGCGTACTGTATCGCTATCGCCCTGAAGGTGACATGCGCACCATTCTATTCGTTTGCGCGGTCTCGCTTGGTTTGTATCCGGCAATCGTCTGGACACTGGGCAGTGCCAGCGATCTCTCAACGGAGGCGTTCCGGTCGGCGGTTCTGACGGCTTCCGTCGCGCCGGGCATCAACGCCTATGTGTTCGCAAACATGTACGGTGTGGCCAAACGGGTGGTGGCATCAGCGGTGTTGGTTGGCACAGGATTGTCGATTTTGACGACCGCGCTCTGGCTTGGGATGCTGCCATAG
- a CDS encoding arsenate reductase family protein: protein MIIYGLSTCAVCQRARKDLEASGKDVDFRDIRAEPLDEAELGELIVEFGDRLVDRSSNDYRALNDWLKNSEAEAQIAAKPKVMTRPVIRDGDNLYLGWDETVQSALLAG from the coding sequence ATGATTATTTATGGATTGAGCACTTGTGCCGTGTGCCAGCGGGCCCGCAAAGACCTTGAAGCCTCTGGCAAGGACGTCGATTTTCGCGATATCCGTGCTGAACCGCTTGATGAGGCTGAATTGGGCGAGCTGATTGTGGAGTTTGGCGATCGCTTGGTGGATCGCAGTTCAAACGATTACCGCGCGCTTAACGATTGGTTGAAAAATTCCGAGGCTGAGGCGCAGATTGCGGCCAAGCCAAAGGTCATGACCCGTCCGGTGATCCGCGATGGTGACAACTTGTATCTTGGCTGGGATGAGACTGTCCAAAGTGCGTTGCTCGCGGGTTGA
- a CDS encoding Arm DNA-binding domain-containing protein — MYRYQLKKKRRKIGFGPYPVISLKAALERHREAQFLVKQGTHTLGHWRALTRRGGLSTRSPKPTLERSRS; from the coding sequence GTGTATCGATATCAGCTCAAAAAGAAGCGCCGCAAAATTGGCTTCGGCCCCTACCCTGTCATATCGCTCAAAGCGGCGCTTGAGCGCCACAGGGAGGCTCAGTTCTTGGTTAAGCAAGGCACACACACCCTTGGCCACTGGAGGGCGCTCACGCGCCGGGGAGGGCTCTCCACGAGATCGCCCAAGCCTACCTTGGAACGAAGCAGAAGTTGA
- a CDS encoding phage integrase central domain-containing protein yields MAQAYLGTKQKLKRGGEAGRWMSPLETHIFPTLGDLSVIDLTVDNVSDTLQPIWQDKHPTAVKALTRLGQIIRWSGGRPGHSHRRNAVQPRE; encoded by the coding sequence ATCGCCCAAGCCTACCTTGGAACGAAGCAGAAGTTGAAACGCGGCGGCGAGGCAGGACGATGGATGTCGCCACTTGAAACGCACATTTTCCCCACGCTCGGCGACTTGTCGGTAATTGACCTAACGGTCGATAATGTCAGCGACACACTTCAACCGATCTGGCAGGACAAACACCCCACGGCGGTTAAGGCGCTCACGCGCCTTGGACAGATTATCCGTTGGTCGGGAGGGAGGCCGGGACACTCGCATCGACGTAACGCTGTCCAACCGCGTGAATGA
- a CDS encoding IS110 family transposase, which translates to MMEYFVGLDVSLRNCALCIVDSKGTMLLERELPCEIKDITECLASFRHPIEWVGFEAGTMSQHLFYGLKAEGFDVVCMEARQVNAALSAMRNKTDKNDARGIAQVLRTGWFSPVCIGSGVLRLTRLWPE; encoded by the coding sequence ATGATGGAATACTTTGTTGGACTAGATGTTTCGCTTCGAAACTGTGCGCTTTGCATTGTTGATAGCAAGGGGACGATGCTGTTGGAGCGCGAACTGCCGTGTGAGATCAAGGATATTACAGAATGCCTTGCAAGTTTTCGGCATCCGATTGAGTGGGTCGGCTTTGAAGCGGGCACGATGAGCCAGCACCTTTTCTATGGCCTGAAGGCAGAAGGCTTTGATGTGGTCTGCATGGAGGCCCGTCAGGTCAATGCGGCGCTGTCAGCGATGCGCAACAAGACGGATAAGAATGATGCACGCGGCATTGCTCAAGTCCTGCGCACGGGTTGGTTCAGTCCTGTGTGTATAGGTTCAGGTGTTTTGAGACTCACACGACTTTGGCCTGAGTGA
- a CDS encoding integrase core domain-containing protein yields the protein MQIIGLHKNVYKLYAWARTQECLDVYRIKYECQVRQWDDLRTEGVSLSKCAEFVGISRATYYRHKRILKDLAQAIIPPSKAPKRCNKSQWGEAEKQLVLEARRDNETYGKEKIGAILRRDKKQTMSDSTVGRILSFLRKKGLITRSRSAPQKRKRNFSKGHAKGWKYRDYKDIVVGERVQIDHMTATKNGVTCKHFQAWERCSKHIHAQVYSNATARSAKRFLQELVEIAPYKIISIQVDGGSEFMADFETACEQMEIPLIVLPPARPKYNGGVERGNRTFREEFYACRDLIADSIGAMRFELRKAVDKYNTFRPHHALKGKTPME from the coding sequence ATGCAAATCATCGGACTGCACAAGAACGTTTATAAACTTTATGCTTGGGCGCGGACACAAGAATGTTTGGACGTGTACCGTATCAAATACGAATGTCAGGTTCGGCAATGGGACGACTTACGTACAGAGGGCGTTTCTCTATCAAAGTGCGCTGAATTCGTCGGCATCTCGCGCGCGACATATTACCGTCACAAGCGTATTTTGAAGGATTTGGCGCAGGCAATCATACCGCCTTCAAAGGCTCCCAAACGCTGCAACAAGTCACAGTGGGGCGAGGCAGAAAAGCAATTGGTGCTTGAGGCCCGCCGCGACAATGAAACCTACGGTAAGGAGAAAATAGGGGCCATCTTGCGTCGCGACAAAAAGCAAACCATGAGCGATAGCACCGTGGGGCGCATTTTGAGCTTTCTAAGGAAAAAAGGCCTGATCACACGATCAAGATCTGCGCCCCAAAAGCGCAAGCGTAATTTTTCCAAGGGGCATGCCAAGGGATGGAAATATAGGGATTACAAAGATATTGTGGTTGGCGAGCGTGTGCAGATCGATCATATGACTGCCACGAAGAACGGCGTCACGTGCAAACACTTTCAAGCCTGGGAGAGGTGTAGCAAGCATATCCACGCGCAAGTTTATTCGAATGCCACGGCACGCTCTGCCAAACGGTTTTTGCAAGAACTCGTGGAAATAGCTCCCTATAAGATCATCTCAATTCAAGTCGATGGCGGGTCTGAGTTTATGGCCGATTTTGAGACAGCGTGCGAACAGATGGAGATCCCGCTCATTGTGCTGCCGCCAGCAAGGCCAAAATACAACGGTGGTGTCGAGCGCGGTAACCGCACCTTCCGCGAAGAGTTCTATGCATGTCGTGATCTCATTGCCGACAGCATAGGAGCGATGCGGTTTGAACTTCGAAAAGCCGTCGATAAATACAACACATTCAGGCCTCATCATGCCTTGAAAGGCAAGACACCAATGGAGTAA
- a CDS encoding delta-class carbonic anhydrase, with translation MPDTLGTGTPIAYDGSTTGPSYNEAGSPLQVSWSVRPDVIKVDINSVGAWYADNIFDEGHAHGVRNLVLYPALLSPIN, from the coding sequence ATCCCTGACACACTGGGCACTGGCACGCCAATCGCATATGACGGGTCGACAACTGGGCCAAGCTACAACGAAGCTGGATCTCCGTTACAGGTCAGTTGGTCTGTGCGTCCTGACGTGATCAAGGTAGACATCAACTCTGTTGGCGCATGGTATGCGGACAACATCTTTGACGAAGGCCATGCGCACGGTGTGCGCAACCTTGTGCTTTATCCAGCGCTGTTGTCTCCGATCAACTAA
- a CDS encoding delta-class carbonic anhydrase, which produces MTMYRRRFATFGILATVTATSVIAENRTEVGDDVIASHRAALAANTDGQGFGPQAPRDLTSAVGENMRSFNDAPAYEEMNICNIHLHEGAEHKGGSFTTSLGNGDGKGYGTGFGYDGELADTELAPVDAPIGAGEKGLLEPGMTIEVHYVHTTAQVTHGPTLGSCLSEALANPQLRVETQVMVLINDAAAFNFVELATVEEVSGYWQAPNLPSNTRCLSKVLSADFMQRL; this is translated from the coding sequence ATGACAATGTACAGAAGAAGATTCGCCACCTTCGGCATTCTGGCAACAGTGACAGCAACATCCGTTATTGCCGAAAATAGAACCGAAGTGGGTGATGATGTCATCGCGTCGCACCGTGCTGCACTGGCCGCCAATACGGACGGTCAGGGCTTTGGTCCACAGGCACCGCGCGATCTGACATCTGCTGTGGGTGAAAACATGCGTAGCTTTAACGACGCGCCCGCCTATGAAGAGATGAACATTTGCAACATCCACCTCCACGAAGGAGCAGAGCACAAAGGCGGTAGTTTTACCACATCTCTTGGGAATGGCGACGGCAAGGGCTACGGCACTGGTTTTGGCTATGATGGCGAGTTGGCAGATACAGAACTGGCACCTGTCGATGCCCCTATCGGCGCAGGTGAAAAGGGTTTACTTGAGCCGGGCATGACCATCGAAGTGCACTACGTCCACACGACCGCACAGGTGACACATGGCCCTACGCTTGGGTCTTGCCTGTCCGAAGCGCTCGCCAACCCACAGCTGCGTGTTGAGACCCAGGTGATGGTGCTAATTAACGACGCAGCGGCATTCAATTTTGTTGAGCTAGCGACCGTTGAAGAGGTCAGTGGATACTGGCAAGCGCCAAACCTGCCAAGCAACACTCGGTGTTTGTCAAAGGTGTTGTCCGCCGATTTCATGCAGCGTCTCTGA
- a CDS encoding IS630 family transposase: protein MSKQYKTVSLSDEQRIALEALCRRRKVDALVWKRARAFFLLDAGEDAGTVCRILDIGPTVLTEWRLAFAGAGLSFFGLKDYSQRQGHLSVVQEQAVRAHFTAQPARNADEVCAYVLAECDQNYSTSGAAKLMRRLGFAYKKPQLLPAQADEAKQAAFIAKYEALMNGLAADEMVVFSDAVHPEHQSRPAHGWFPKGQKTALKATSGRKRLNIQGALDLETFQVTFVEGEKINAQTTRQMLEKLERNNQTKTAIHVFVDNARYHHAKILQPWLDSPERRVKLHFLPAYAPHLNPIERLWGVMHKWVTHNRHYATFNQFTEAIFDFFRKTLPEKWPEFRDTVTDNFRVISLKEYKVI, encoded by the coding sequence ATGAGCAAGCAATACAAAACAGTCTCCTTATCCGACGAGCAGCGCATAGCACTTGAAGCGCTTTGCCGCCGCCGCAAAGTTGACGCCCTTGTTTGGAAACGGGCGCGCGCGTTTTTTCTTTTGGACGCAGGAGAAGACGCCGGAACGGTTTGCCGGATTTTGGATATTGGCCCGACAGTTTTGACGGAGTGGCGATTAGCCTTTGCCGGTGCGGGACTATCGTTTTTCGGTCTGAAGGACTACAGCCAGCGTCAGGGTCATTTGTCCGTCGTGCAAGAGCAGGCGGTGAGAGCCCATTTCACCGCGCAGCCTGCCCGCAATGCCGATGAGGTCTGTGCCTATGTTCTAGCCGAGTGCGACCAAAACTACAGCACGTCGGGAGCCGCCAAGCTGATGCGCCGCCTGGGGTTCGCGTATAAGAAACCACAATTGCTGCCTGCACAGGCCGATGAAGCCAAGCAGGCTGCGTTTATTGCCAAATATGAGGCCCTGATGAACGGGTTGGCCGCAGATGAGATGGTTGTCTTTTCGGACGCTGTCCACCCCGAACACCAGAGCCGCCCCGCCCATGGTTGGTTCCCCAAGGGACAAAAGACGGCCCTGAAGGCGACATCAGGGCGCAAGCGGCTCAACATTCAGGGCGCGCTTGACCTTGAGACTTTCCAGGTCACCTTTGTGGAAGGCGAGAAGATCAATGCCCAGACAACCCGACAGATGCTGGAAAAGTTGGAACGCAACAACCAAACCAAGACGGCCATCCACGTCTTTGTCGACAATGCCCGCTATCATCATGCCAAGATACTACAGCCATGGCTGGACAGCCCAGAACGTCGGGTGAAGTTGCATTTCTTGCCAGCATATGCCCCGCACCTCAACCCGATCGAGCGTCTTTGGGGTGTTATGCACAAATGGGTCACCCACAATCGGCACTATGCAACGTTCAACCAATTCACAGAGGCCATTTTCGACTTCTTCCGCAAGACCCTGCCAGAAAAATGGCCAGAGTTCCGCGACACCGTCACCGACAACTTCCGCGTCATATCGCTCAAGGAATACAAAGTGATTTGA